One Brevibacterium spongiae DNA segment encodes these proteins:
- a CDS encoding glycosyltransferase family 4 protein: MNGVTHSLLRVLDHLADRGDEVLVIAPGTRRDGPKEVAGARVVRVPSIALPKYRRIRVAPGGVTRIRRLLQRFAPDVVHLASPFVLGWRGVLAAQALNLPTVAIYQTEVPAYAARYGMHGIEAMLWNHVRNIHQHSSLTLAPSSYTIDQLENLGVAEVALWARGVDSSRFDPGHRSEVWRRSVAPNGEKIIGFVGRLAAEKQVEDLAVLNDVPGAKVVIVGDGPWRTRLERTLPGAHFTGFLGGEALAQAVASFDLMVAPGELETFCQTIQEAMASEVPVIAPARGGPLDLVDSSRTGWLYTPKDLGAMRSHVIDLLGDEAKRRAFGVAGREQVLSRSWKSVCSQLVGHYSRAIENPAPQVLGRGFSSMVNSGLENTLPY, from the coding sequence ATGAATGGGGTCACCCACTCACTCCTGCGGGTCCTCGACCATCTGGCCGACCGAGGCGACGAAGTTCTCGTCATCGCCCCGGGCACCCGCAGAGACGGACCGAAGGAGGTCGCCGGCGCCCGTGTCGTTCGGGTTCCCTCGATCGCCTTGCCGAAGTACCGCCGCATCCGAGTCGCGCCAGGCGGCGTCACCCGCATCCGCCGCCTGCTGCAGCGCTTCGCCCCTGACGTCGTCCACCTGGCCAGCCCGTTCGTCCTCGGCTGGCGCGGGGTACTCGCCGCCCAGGCGCTCAACCTGCCGACCGTCGCGATCTACCAGACCGAGGTCCCCGCCTACGCCGCCCGGTACGGCATGCACGGCATCGAGGCCATGCTGTGGAACCACGTCCGCAACATCCACCAGCATTCCTCCTTGACTCTTGCTCCGTCGAGCTACACGATCGATCAGCTGGAGAATCTCGGAGTCGCCGAGGTGGCCCTGTGGGCCCGTGGGGTCGATTCCTCCCGCTTCGACCCAGGCCACCGATCCGAGGTGTGGCGACGGTCCGTGGCCCCGAACGGTGAGAAGATCATCGGGTTCGTCGGCCGTCTGGCAGCAGAGAAGCAGGTCGAGGACCTGGCGGTGCTCAACGATGTGCCCGGTGCCAAGGTGGTCATCGTCGGTGACGGACCGTGGCGGACCCGGCTGGAGCGGACGCTGCCCGGTGCCCACTTCACCGGCTTCCTCGGAGGAGAGGCTCTGGCGCAGGCTGTCGCGAGTTTCGACCTCATGGTCGCCCCGGGCGAGCTCGAGACCTTCTGCCAGACGATCCAAGAGGCGATGGCCTCCGAAGTTCCCGTCATCGCCCCTGCCCGAGGCGGCCCACTCGACCTCGTCGACTCCTCGCGCACCGGATGGCTCTACACTCCGAAGGACCTCGGAGCCATGCGCAGCCATGTCATCGACCTGCTCGGTGATGAGGCGAAACGTCGGGCCTTCGGGGTGGCCGGGCGCGAGCAGGTGCTGTCCCGTTCGTGGAAGAGCGTGTGCTCACAGCTCGTGGGCCACTACTCAAGGGCGATCGAGAATCCTGCGCCGCAGGTGCTCGGCCGCGGGTTCAGCTCGATGGTCAACTCCGGGCTGGAGAACACGCTGCCGTACTGA
- a CDS encoding cysteine hydrolase family protein: MMTGADRTVLLAMDFQNGIAGGEAFASSGVLERARDAVAAARQKNVPVVWVRVALREGQPELAETASFARIAAHGDLDESHASTSIHETLNRQHGEPIVTKRRISAFTGSDLEVLLRGYGAQSLVLAGVATSGVVLSTLRQAADLDFELTVLTDACADRDPEVHRVLTEKVFPMQAKVLTVDDWTASLS, translated from the coding sequence ATGATGACTGGAGCCGATCGAACCGTCCTGTTGGCCATGGACTTCCAGAACGGCATCGCCGGGGGCGAGGCCTTCGCCTCCAGTGGTGTCCTTGAGCGTGCCCGAGATGCCGTGGCTGCGGCGCGGCAGAAGAACGTTCCCGTCGTGTGGGTGCGGGTGGCGCTGCGCGAAGGCCAGCCCGAATTGGCGGAAACCGCCTCGTTCGCACGGATCGCCGCACACGGGGATCTCGACGAATCCCATGCGTCGACGAGCATCCACGAGACTCTCAACCGACAGCATGGCGAACCGATCGTGACCAAACGCCGGATCAGCGCCTTCACCGGCAGCGACCTCGAGGTGCTGCTGCGCGGGTATGGGGCACAGTCACTCGTCTTGGCCGGGGTGGCGACCAGCGGAGTCGTGCTCTCCACGCTGCGGCAGGCCGCCGACCTCGACTTCGAACTCACCGTGCTCACCGACGCCTGCGCCGACCGTGACCCGGAAGTCCACCGAGTCCTCACCGAGAAGGTGTTCCCGATGCAGGCGAAGGTGCTCACCGTCGACGACTGGACTGCGAGCCTCAGCTGA